Proteins from a single region of Hordeum vulgare subsp. vulgare chromosome 6H, MorexV3_pseudomolecules_assembly, whole genome shotgun sequence:
- the LOC123401211 gene encoding uncharacterized protein LOC123401211 — MALPVRLVRVSLLLLVALSFCAAGSHREPHRALHSGQDKRGLSHGLVVRRSVAEAPADINVTTNSSFVLAEHRTFRKDPLNAFNRYAGGWNISEVHYWASVRYTAYPLFVVALLWFVLFFLLMIGICCHHCCCGHKSYSYSRVAYALSLILLILFTCAAIAGSVVLYVGQGKFHASTTTTLDFVVDQADFTVENLRNLSDSLSAAKKVDIGQFLLPPNVLGEINEIQVKLNTSATDLATRTSKNSAKIQKLLNRVRLALIIIAAVMLLLAFIGFLLSIFGLEFLVNILVVVGWILVTGTFILCGVFLLLHNVVGDTCVSMDEWVAHPTEHTALDDIIPCVEPATANESLTRTKEVTSQLVNLVNQVLSNVSNLNFTPVAAPFYYNQSGPLIPTLCNPFGPNLSNRTCARGEVTLENATQVFRSFECQTKTVSGTEVCTTVGRLTPRIFGQMAAGVNVSLGLYQYGPFLVQLQDCTFVRDTFSNISQNYCPGLERYSKWVYIGLVLVSTAVMLSLIFWVIYARERRHRAYNKAHRGDKPAPMGGNA, encoded by the exons ATGGCATTGCCCGTGCGCCTCGTGCGCGTCTCGCTGCTGCTCCTCGTCGCGCTCTCCTTCTGCGCCGCCGGGTCGCACCGCGAGCCCCACCGGGCGCTCCACTCCGGTCAAG ATAAGCGTGGCTTGTCCCATGGCTTGGTGGTGAGAAGATCAGTTGCTGAAGCTCCTGCTGACATAAATGTCACTACCAATAGCTCCTTCGTATTGGCGGAACACCGAACTTTTCGGAAGGACCCTCTGAATGCATTCAACAGATATGCGGGCGGTTGGAACATCAGCGAAGTGCACTATTGGGCT TCCGTTCGATACACAGCGTATCCCTTGTTCGTCGTTGCCTTGCTGTGGTTTGTGCTATTCTTCCTTCTTATGATTGGCATTTGCTGCCACCATTGCTGCTGTGGGCACAAGAGTTATAGCTACTCGAGAGTAGCATATGCCCTTTCGCTGATACTTCTGATATTATTCACATGTGCCGCAAT TGCTGGAAGTGTTGTGTTGTATGTCGGCCAGGGCAAATTCCATGCAAGCACTACGACCACCTTGGATTTTGTTGTCGACCAGGCGGATTTTACTGTTGAAAACCTTAGGAACCTCTCGGATAGTTTATCCGCTGCAAAAAAGGTTGACATCGGACAGTTCTTACTTCCTCCAAATGTGTTGGGTGAGATCAATGAGATTCAGGTGAAATTGAACACATCAGCTACCGATCTCGCTACTAGAACATCTAAAAATTCTGCGAAGATCCAAAAATTGCTGAATCGTGT GCGGCTAGCTTTGATCATCATTGCAGCAGTAATGCTTCTTCTGGCATTTATTGGCTTCC TGTTGTCCATCTTCGGGCTGGAGTTCCTTGTCAACAT TTTGGTCGTTGTTGGATGGATACTAGTCACCGGGACCTTTATCCTGTGCGGTGTATTCCTTCTTCTGCACAA CGTTGTTGGTGACACTTGTGTTTCAATGGACGAGTGGGTTGCTCATCCAACAGAACACACTGCTCTGGATGACATTATCCCTTGTGTTGAACCGGCTACGGCGAACGAGTCTCTGACAAGAACCAAGGAAGTCACATCACAGCTGGTGAATCTGGTGAACCAGGTGCTCTCCAACGTGTCAAACCTAAACTTCACTCCAGTGGCGGCCCCCTTCTACTACAACCAGTCAGGGCCACTGATACCCACACTCTGCAACCCGTTCGGACCCAATCTGAGCAACCGCACCTGCGCCCGCGGAGAGGTCACCTTGGAGAATGCAACCCAG GTCTTCAGGAGCTTTGAGTGCCAGACCAAGACGGTGTCGGGAACGGAGGTGTGCACGACGGTGGGCCGGCTGACCCCTCGGATCTTCGGGCAGATGGCGGCGGGCGTGAACGTGAGCCTGGGGCTGTACCAGTACGGGCCGTTCCTGGTGCAGCTGCAGGACTGCACCTTCGTGCGCGACACCTTCAGCAACATCAGCCAGAACTACTGCCCAGGGCTGGAGCGGTACAGCAAGTGGGTGTACATCGGGCTGGTGCTGGTGTCGACGGCGGTGATgctgtccctcatcttctggGTGATCTACGCCAGGGAGCGGCGTCACCGGGCGTACAACAAGGCGCACCGGGGTGACAAGCCGGCGCCGATGGGCGGGAATGCCTGA